The genomic stretch GTCACTCACCACCTTGACCGCGTTAGGGTTGAACACGGTTTCCGGCTCATGGATAGGCTCGGCCAGGGTGGCGATGCCGGCTTCCGGATGTGCAGCCAGGTTGGCCGCCACCTGGTCGATGATCACCGGCGGGATCAGCGGCTCATCACCCTGCACGTTGACCACGATGGCATCAGCCGGCAAGCCAAGGTGGGCAGCCACTTCGGCCAGCCGGTCGGTGCCGGACTCATGATCGGCACGGGTCATCAGCACTTCGGCGCCGAAGGCCTGGCAGGCTTCGAGGATGCTGGTGTCGTCGGTGGCGATGACCACACGGCTGGCACCGCTCTTGCGGGCTTGCTCCCACACATGCTGCACCATCGGCTTGCCAGCAATCAGCAGCAGCGGTTTGCCTGGCAGGCGCGTGGAGCGCAGCCGGGCGGGAATCACTACCGTAAAATCCAGGCTCATTTGTCAAGGCGCTCGTCGTCGGTCAGGGTGCGCGCCTCGCTTTCCAGCATGACCGGGATACCGTCGCGAATCGGGTAGGCCAGGCCAGCGCCTTTGCTGATCAGCTCGGTCTTGTCGGCGCTCAGCTTGAGCGGGCCCTTGGTGATCGGGCAGGCGAGGATATCGAGCAGTTTGGTGTCCATTGGAGGCTTCCTTTAGGCCAGGTGGCCGGAAATTGAAAACGGGCTCAGGGTTGGCGCAACAAGCGTTGCAGCTGGTTGTCGAACCAGGCGCTGAAAGCCGGCGTAGGCTGCGCTTCGACGGCCAGGTACCACCAGTCGTCCGCGGCAAAGGCCCGGCATTTCACCGCATCCTTCTCGGTCATGACCAGCGGCAGTGGCGGGCTGAAAGCCAGGCTCCGGGCACTGAACTGCGCATGGTCGGCAAAGGGATGCGGCACCGGCTGCCAGTTTAGCCCCAGCAGGGTGTTGAAGAAACGTTGCGGGTTGCCGATACCGGCTACCGCATGCAAGCGCTGGCCGGCGGGGAAATAGTCGAGCGGACGGCGCTCGCCACTGCGCAGGTTGACCAGGGCGGACGGCTGCAGGCGGAAACCGAAACCATCGGTGCGGTCTTCGCTGGCGCCGTTGAACAGCACCGCGTCAGCCTCACGCAAGCGCTCGGCCGGCTCACGCAACGGCCCCGCCGGCAGGCAGCGGCCATTGCCCAGGCCGCGGGCAGCGTCGATCAGCACCAGTTCCAGGTCACGGGCCAGGCGGTAATGCTGCATACCGTCGTCGCACAGGATCAAGTCGAGGGGTTCGCTGGCCAGCAATGCCTGCACGGCCTGGGCACGATCGGGGTCGATCATCAGTGGCACGCCGGTGCGTTGCACGATCAGCAGCGGCTCGTCGCCCGCCTGACCGGCCGGCTGATCGGCCTGCACCCGCCACGGCAGCCGTGGAGGCTTGGCACCATAGCCACGGCTGACCACGCCCACCTTCAGCCCTTGCTGGCGACAGTGCTCGATCAGCCAGAGGATCATTGGCGTCTTGCCGGTGCCACCGACGGTGATATTGCCCACCACAATGACCGGTACCGGTGCCCGGTAGCTGGCACTGTCACCCCTTAGAAAACGCGCGCGCTTGCGCGTGACCACGCGGCGATACAAGGCCTCCAGCGGTCGCAGCAGCGCCAGCGACGGATGCCCGGCGTACCAGGCGGCGAGCAAGCGGTCGGTGAAAGCCATCAAGGCGTGCCCTGGGCCGCCTCGACGGTGGTCATGCGCAACTGGCTGAAACCGAGCTTGCCGGCAGCATCCATTGCGGTGACCACCGCCTGGTGCGGGGTCTTGCCGTCGGCGCTGATGGCCAGCGGCAGCGTGTTGTCGCCGCCCGACTCGCGCTCTATGGCCTCGCTCAGGGTGGCCAGGTCGCTTTTGGGTAGCAGGTGGTTGTTCACCGAGTACACGCCTTCGGCGCTGATGGTGATTTCCACCAGCTTGCCCTGGTCAGCCGGCGCCCGCTCGGCGCTGGTGGCCTCGGGCAGCTCGACGCGCAGTTGGGTCTCGCGCGTGAAAGTGGTGGTGACCACGAAGAACAGCAGCAGGACGAACACCACGTCGATCAGCGACGCCAGGTTGATGTCGACGTTCTCCCGCTGGCGATTGCGCCGGAACTTCACCCCTTGCCTCCGGCCACTTCCACTTCACGGTCGCCCTGGATCACTTCCACCAGCTTGATCGCCTCCTGCTCCATGCCGATCACCAGTTCATCAATGCGACGCAGCAGGAAGCGGTGGAAGAACACCGCCGGGATACCGACCATCAGGCCAGCCGCAGTGGTGACCAGGGCCTTGGAGATACCACTGGCCAGTACGGCGGCGTTGGCGGTCATCTGCGAGCCCATGAAGGCGCTGAAAATGTCGATCATACCCAGCACGGTGCCCAGCAGGCCCAGCAGAGGCGCCATGGCGGCGATGGTGCCGAGGGTACTGATGTAGCGTTCCAGTTCGTGGATGACGCGCGAGGCGGCCTCCTCGATGCACTCTTTCATGATTTCCCGACCGTGACGCGAATTGGCCAGGCCCGCCGCGAGGATTTCCCCCAGTGGCGAATCGGCACGCAGGGCCTTGAGCTTGTCACTGGTCAGTTGCTTGTCCTTGATCCAAATCCACACCTGGCCCAGCAGGTGCGGCGGGGTGACGCGACTGGCGCGCAAGGTCCACAGCCGTTCGACGACGATAGCCATGGCAGCGATGGAGCTCAGAATGATCGGCAGCATCATCCAACCACCGGACTTGACCAATTCCCACACAATAAACGCCCCTTCGGAAAAAGGCCGCCACTCTACCATAGGCGCGCCGGGGGCTCATCTGCCGGAGGTCAGGGAATTGGGGGTGGGGCTGACGGGTGCTTGCCGTTACAGGTTCAGCGGCCGTGAGATCGAGCGCCGCCTGTATGGCGGTAGAGGTGCGTCGCCTGGGAGACCGAGCGCCGCCTGTATGGCGGTAGAGGTGCGTCGCCTGGGAGACCGAGCGCCGCCCGCGCGGCGCATCGCGAGCTGCGCTCGCTCCTACGTTTGTTTCGGGCCAATCATTCCTGTGGGATTTGCGCGCGAACGCCTTGGCGCATGGCTCGATATCGCGCCGTACAAACAAGGCGGTCGCGCGCGCCTGCCACAGGCGTCACTGGCCAGAAACAAACGTAGGAGCGAGCAAAGCTCGCGATGCGCCGCGCGGGCGGCGCTCGATTTCTGCCACCCCCTAAAACCGACGGCAAACACACCCGGCCATTGCGCAACGTCATGCCAGGCGGTGTGGCCTTGAGGGTATGGCGGTAGAGGTGCGTCGCCTGGGAGACCGAGCGCCGCCCGCGCGGCGCATCGCGAGCTGCGCTCGCTCCTACGTTTGTTTCGGGCCAATCATTCCTGTGGGATTTGCGCGCGAACGCCTTGGCGCTTGGCGCGATATTGCGCCGAACAAACAAAACGGTCGCGCGCGTCTGCCGCAGGCGTTACTGGCCCGAAACAAACGTAGGAGCGAGCGCAGCTCGCGATGCGCCGCGCGGGCGGCGCTCGATTTCTGCCACCCCCTAAAACCGACGGCAAACACACCCGGCCATTGCGCAACGTCATGCCAGGCGGTGTGGCCTTGAGGGTATGGCGGTAGAGGTGCGTCGCCTGGGAGACCGAGCGCCGCCCGCGCGGCGCATCGCGAGCTGCGCTCGCTCCTACGTTTGTTTCGGGCCAATCATTCCTGTGGGATTTGCGCGCGAACGCCTTGGCGCTTGGCACGATATTGCGTCGTACAAACAAGGCGGTCGCGCGCGCCTGTCACAGGCGTCACTGGCCAGAAACAAACGTAGGAGCGAGCGCAGCTCGCGATGCGCCGCGCGGGCGGCGCTCGATTTCTGCCACCCCATAAAACCCACGGCAAACACACCCGGCCATTGCGCAACGTCATGCCAGGCGGTGTGGCCTTGAGGGTATGGCGGTAGAGGTGCGTCGCCTGGGAGACCGAGCGCCGCCCGCGCGGCGCATCGCGAGCTGCGCTCGCTCCTACGTTTGTTTCGGGCCAATCATTCCTGTGGGATTTGCGCGCGAACGCCTTGGCGCTTGGCGCGATATTGCGTCGTACAAACAAAACGGTCGCGCGCGTCTGCCGCAGGCGTTACTGGCCCGAAACAAACGTAGGAGCGAGCGCAGCTCGCGATGCGCCGCGCGGGCGGCGCTCGATCTCATGGCCGCTAAACCTGTAACGACGTACACCTAACACCTAACCCCCTAATCCAGTTGAGCCCGCCAAAACCGCCGCTGCCCCCGAACGAACTCAACTTCTCCCTGCCGCCCCAACACCAACCGCAACGCGCCCTCCACCGCCGTGTCATGCACCGCCAACCCATGCCGCTGATAACGCTCCATCACCTGCACATGCGGGTGCCCGAAGCTGTTGTTGCGCCCTCGCGAAATCAATACCCCCCGCGCTGCGGTTGCCCGAATGAACGCCTCGGTGGACGAGCTGCGGCTGCCATGATGCGGCGCCTGCAGCCAGTCGATACGCGGCGCTTCAGTCTCTGCCAACCAGGCCCGTTCGGCCGCAGCTTCCATATCCCCCGCCAGCAGCAGACGCTCGCCCTGCGCCTCTATCAACAACACACAAGAACGGTCATTGCTGCTCTGCCCGTCCGCCCAGCGCCACAGCGAAAAACGCACGCCATCCCAGTCCCATTGCTCGCCACTGACGCAAGGCTGCAATTGCACGTCATCCAGCGCTTCCCCACCAATTGCCCGCCTGACCGGCAGACCACGTTGTATTGCCGCAGCACCGCCAGCATGGTCAGCATGTGCATGACTGATCACCATCAGGTCGAGGCTACCCACCCCCAGCTTGCGCAGAGTCGACAGCACCACCCGCTCCCCCAGGTCGCTCTCTCCCCGGGCCGGACCGGCATCGTAGAGCAGGGTGTGATGCCTAGTCTGCAGCAGCACCGCCAGCCCCTGACCGACATCCAATTGCCAGACCTCGACCTGGCCGAACGGCACTGGCTCCCTGGGCACCCACAGTGCCAGCAACATGACCACACCCAACCCACGCAAAGGCACGCCACGGGGAAGCAGCACCAGCAGCGCACCCAGCACCACCAGTAGCCAGGCCCACCCTGGCAGCACCGGGGGCACCCACGCCGGATGCTGCTGCGCCACCAACGCCAGCAACCGGAACAGCCATTCCAGCAGGCCACCCGCCATCCACAGCAGCGCGTCCCCTACCCCACCCAGCGGCAGCAGCACTGTACCCAGCAACGCCAACGGCAACACCGCCAGGCTGACCCATGGCACCGCGACAAGATTGGCCAGCGGCGCACTCAGGCTCACCGGCAACCCCGTGGCCAGCAACACCGGCAGCAAACCAATGGCGATCACCCATTGCGCACGCGTCCAGGCCTGCCAGGGCCGCCAACCCCCCAACCGGGCACTGAAGCAGTAGATGAGCGTGGCCACGGCGGCGAACGACAGCCAGAACCCAGGCAGCAACGCCGCCAGTGGCTCGAAGACCAGCACAGCGACCAGTGCAAGCAGCAACGGAAAAAAAGCGCCAAGGTGGCGAAAGCGCAGACGCCAGAGCAGCACCACGGCCAGCATCAGACAGGCCCGCTGCACTGGCACCCCACCACCCGCCAGCCAGCCGTAGGCCAGCGCTGCGGCCATGGCCAGGCCACAGGCCCAGGGTAACCACGGTAGCCTTGCCGGCCATAGCCCCCAACGCGCCAGCCCGGCGACCAGGCCATAGAGCAAACCGGCGACCAGGCCGATGTGCTGGCCGGAAATCACCAGCAGGTGCACCGTGCCGGTGGCCTGCAACGTCTGCCAGTCCTCCCGGGCCAGGCCCGCACCATCGCCAAGCACCAGTGCCACCAGCGCGGCCTGCCGGCCATTGGCTTCGACCATCAGCAAGCGTTGACGCAGCGCATCGCGCCAACCACCGGCGACTGGCGCCAGCAACTGCCCGGCCTTGACCGTACCCGTAGCCCCCACCCGTCGCGCCAGCAACTGCGCTTCCCGGTCAGGCCCGTGCGGGTTCAGCAGCCCGGCCGGGCGCTGCAAGGTCACCGCCAGCCGCCACTGCTCGCCCGCCCGCAGCGGCGGCCCATCGAACCAGCTCAGTTGCAAACGCTGAGGCAGTTCGGCCCGCCGCGAGCGTGGCGCTTCCAGCTCGAAACGCACGCCTTGTGCAGTGCGGGCCGGCAAACCCGCCACCCGCCCCTCCAGCCACAAGGTGCGCCCCTCCAGGCCGGCAGCCAGACGATCATCAAGGGCCTGCTGAGCAGACCCGCACGCCCAACACAGGCCCAGCAGAAACCAACCCAACGGCCAGACGCGGGTAAACAGGCTGCCGACAGCGCAGGCCGCCAGGGTTATCAACCATCCGACCGATGGCAATGCGGGCAGAAAGCCCAGGCACAACAGCCCGAGCGCGAGCGCAAACATCCCTGTGCGCATGAGGTAGAGCTCCAGAAGGCGAGTCACCTCCTGAGGCATAGCTCAATTGCCGGCATCGCTTGCTCAACAATTGTCACAAACTCTAAACGAGGCGGAGCAGGATTAAGGGCATACTGCCAGGGTCAACGCTCCGGGAGCCTACATGCCGCGCCGACTTTTCAAACGCTACATGCCGGACCCGACCAGCATTCGGGAACACAAGTCCTTACGCTTTTTCGGCAAATTGCTGCACGACCCCAACCTCTGGCACCTGAACCGCCATTCGGTGGCCAGAGCCATGGGTGTGGGCCTGTTCGCGGCGCTTATTCCCATACCGATGCAGATGCTGCTGGCGGCGGCCCTGGCGATCCCGGTGCGCGGCAACCTGCCGGTCGCCGTCAGCCTGGTGTGGCTGACCAACCCGTTGACCATGCCGCCGGTGTTCTTCGTCACCTACATGACCGGTGCCTGGCTGATGCAGGTACCGCCGCGCACCCTGCCCGACGAGCTGACCTTCCAGTGGATCACCGACCAGCTGTCGACGCTGTGGCAACCCTTCCTGCTCGGCTCGGTGGTGTGCGGCGTGGTGCTGGGCATCCTCGCCTACTTCACCACCATGTTCTACTGGCGCTGGTGGGTGGGCCGGCAGTGGCGTCGTCGCCAATGCCGGTGCAAGGCTTCAGGCCCGCATGCCACGGCCGCTGACCAGCAAGCGAACGCAAACAACGTAGAGCACCGCAGTGGCCACCAGCATGAAGGTGATCGCCGTGCCAATGCTGATATCCGACACCCCTAGAATGCCGTAGCGGAACGAGTTGACCATGTGCAGCACCGGGTTGGCCAACGACACGGTCTGCCAGAACGGCGGCAGCAGGTTGATCGAGTAGAACACTCCGCCCAGGTAGGTCAACGGCGTCAGCACGAAGGTCGGGATGATCGAAATATCGTCGAAGTTACGCGCAAACACGGCGTTGACGAAGCCAAGCAGCGAAAAGATGGTGGCCGTCAGCAGCACAACCACCACGGTCACGCCCAGGTGGTGCACCTGCAGGTCGGTGAAGAACATCGACAAAATGGTCACGATCACACCCACCGCCAAACCACGCAGCACCCCACCCAGCACATAGCCGACGAGAATGGTGTGCGGCGACACCGGCGACACCATCAGTTCTTCGATCGAGCGCTGGAACTTGCTGCCGAAAAAGCTCGACACCACGTTGCCATAGGAGTTGGTGATCACCGACATCATGATCAGCCCCGGCACGATGTACTGCATGTAGGTGAAGCCACCCATATCGCCGATCTGCCGGCCAATCAGGTTACCGAAGATGACGAAGTACAGCACCATGGTGATCGCTGGCGGCAGCAACGTTTGCGGCCAGATGCGCAGGAAGCGCCGCACTTCGCGGTAGACGATGGTGTTCAGGGCGACCCAGTTGGTGCGCAGTTCCACACTCATACGGCCACCTTCGACAGGTTTTTTTCCACCAGGGACACGAACAGTTCCTCAAGTCGGTTGGTCTTGTTGCGCAGGCTCTGCACCTCGATGTTCTGCAGCGCCAGCTGGCCGAACAGCGCGGTGATGCCGATGTCCTTGTCCACCTGCACTTCCAGGGTATGCGGGGTCAGCAGCCGGCACGGGTAGCCCTGCAGTACCGGCGCCGCGGCCAGGTCCTGCTTGAGGTCGAGCACAAAGGTTTCGACATGCAGTTTGCCCAGCAACTGGCGCATGCTGGTGTTCTCGACGATGGTGCCATGGTCGATGATGCCGATGTTACGGCACAGCTGTTCAGCCTCTTCCAGGTAGTGGGTGGTGAGGATGATGGTGATGCCCTTCTGGTTCAGCTCGGTAAGGAAGCTCCACATCGAGCGGCGCAGCTCGATATCCACCCCGGCGGTGGGTTCGTCCAGGATCAGCAGACGCGGTTCGTGGATCAATGCGCGGGCAATCATCAGGCGCCGCTTCATGCCGCCAGACAACGAACGCGACTGCACATCACGTTTGTCCCACAGGCCCAGCTGGGTCAGGTACTGCTCGGCACGCTCCTTGGCCAGCTTGGGCGGGATGCCGTAATACCCGGCCTGGGTCACGACGATGTCGAAGGTCTTCTCGAACTGGTTGAAGTTGAACTCTTGCGGCACCACGCCCAGGCAACGCTTGAGCGCGGAGGGCTCGCGGTCCAGGTCGTGACCGAACACGCTCACTGTGCCGCTGGTCTTGTTCACCAGGGTCGAGAGAATGCCAATGGTGGTGGATTTGCCGGCACCGTTGGGGCCGAGCAAGGCGAAGAAGTCGCCTTCGGCAACATCGAGGTCGATGCCTTTGAGGGCCTGAAAGCCATTGCCGTAGGTCTTGGTCAGCTGTCGGATGGACAGGGCAGAACTCATAGCGGGTCACTTACCGAAGAAAAAGGTGCAGGACACGCCAGGTAAAGTCACTGGCGCAGTGCGTGCAGCCATGGTGCAAGGCCAGGCTGCACAAGTACAGTCACATCTATTGATAATGACTATCGAAGCGGGTTCAAGTGAGCGCAGTCATCACTGCGGCCTGGTAGGCCGGGCGTTGCTTCAGGCGCTCATACCAGGTCTGAAGGTGGTACATGTCGGGGCGCTCGATGGGCATTTCGAACCAGGCATAGATGAAGCTACCCAGTGGGATGTCGCCCATGCCGATCTGGTCACCGGACAGGTACGGCTGATTGGCCAGGGTTTCGTCGGCAATGGCCAGTAATTGCGCGCACTGCTTGTGCGCGGCGTTGATCGCCACCCAGTCGCGCTGGTCTTCCGGCGTGCGCAGCAGGCCCCAGAACAGGGGCCGGAATGGGGTAGCGAAGGACGATGTGGTCCAGTCCATCCATTTGTCGGCCAGGGCGCGTTGGCGTGGGTCTGCCTGATACCAGCCCTGCTCAGTGCCGTACTCCGCGCACAGGTAGCGGACGATGGTGTTGGACTCCCACAAGGTCAGGTCGCCGTCTTCGAGCATCGGCACCAGACCGTTGGGGTTTCGGGCACGGTAGTGCGGCTCGTTGACCACGCCGAAGGCGCCACCGGCGTCGATGGACTCGAAGTCCAGGCCCAGTTCGTGGGCGATCCACAGTGCCTTGCGCACATTGCTCGAATTCTTGCGGCCCCAGATCTTCAGCATGGCAACATCCTTTTGAATGCGGAGGTGGGCACAGTCTACTCCAGACCTTCGCCGCCTGTACTGGCCTCTTCGCGGGCAAGCCCGCTCCTACAGGCTCGCCACCGTCTTCACGTCACTGGTATTCCTGCGTGGGTTTTACCCGCACATAGGCCGAGCCTGCCGGTCATTCACCGTCGCGGCCGCCCCCGCATTCGCCAACCGCTGGCATCGCCACGTTCCGCTGTAGGAGCGGGTTCACCCGCGAAAAGGCCGGTACAGGCGAACAAATGAACTGAAACTCCCACCGCCACACCCTGTCACTGTTCTGAACATGCCGTTCACAGCATTGCGTCTAAGCTGTCTGGGACGGCTCAAGCCCTAGGTTCCAAGGAGGACCGATTATGTTGCTGTTGTGGTTGGTGGTGCTGGTAATCGGCGCGGCGTACCTCACGCACCGGCGCCTGGCGCCTTTGCAGATACTCGGCGTCATGGCGGCCTATGTGCTGTTGATGGGCATTTTCAGCAGCGCCCCCGGCTGGCTGCTGGCGCTGATCTGGGTGGTGCTGGCCCTGAAGATCGCCCTGGTTGTGCTCCCGCAGTGGCGACGCAAAGTGTTTACCGCCCCGGTATTCCGCTGGTTCCAGCGTACCCTGCCGCCCATGTCGCAGACTGAGCGCGAGGCCATCGACGCCGGCACCGTGTGGTGGGATGGCGAACTGTTCAGTGGTCGCCCAGACTGGCGCACCTTGCTGGCCTACCCGGCACCGAAGCTGACTGAAGAAGAGCAAGCCTTCATTGATGGCCCGACCGAAGCACTGTGCGCCATGGTCAGCGACTGGCAGATCGGCCAGGACCTGGACTTGCCGCCCGAAGCCTGGGCACATATCAAGCAGCATGGCTTTTTCGCCCTGATCATCCCCAAGGAATACGGCGGCAAGGGCTTCTCCGCCTATGCCCACTCCCAGGTGGCGATGAAACTGGCCACCCGCAGCGGTGATCTGGCCTCCACGGTGATGGTGCCCAACTCCCTCGGCCCTGCCGAACTGCTGCTGCACTACGGCACCGACGAACAACGCAACCACTACCTGCCGCGCCTGGCCCGAGGCGAGGAAATCCCCTGCTTCGCCCTCACCGGCCCGCTGGCCGGCTCCGACGCTGGCGCCATGCCTGACACCGGCATCATCTGCAAAGGCCAGTGGCAAGGTGAAGAAGTGATCGGCCTGCGCCTGAACTGGGAAAAGCGCTACATCACCCTCGGCCCGGTCGCCACCCTGCTGGGCCTGGCATTCAAGGCCTACGACCCGGACCACCTGCTGGGCGATGAGGAAGAACTGGGCATCAGCCTGGCACTGATCCCCACCGATACCCCCGGGGTGGAAATCGGTAAACGCCACCTGCCACTGGGCGCCGCGTTCATGAATGGCCCCAACAGCGGCAAGGACGTGTTCGTACCGCTGGACTTCCTCATTGGCGGCCAAGCGATGCTTGGCAAAGGCTGGATGATGCTGATGAACTGCCTGTCGGTAGGTCGCTCCATCTCACTGCCTGCCGTGGGTACTGGGGCTGCCAAGTACACCAGCCTGGTAACCGGCCAGTACGCCAATATCCGCGAGCAATTCAACGTGCCACTGGCTGCCTTCGAAGGTATCCAGGAGTCGCTGGCACGTATTGGCGGCAACGCCTGGCTGATGGACAGTGCCCGCCTGCTGACCGCCAAGGCCGTGGACCTGGGTGAGAAACCCTCGGTGCTGTCGGCGATCCTCAAGTACCACTTGACCGAGCGTGGCCGCGAATGCATCCAGCACGCCATGGACGTGCACGGTGGCAAGGGCATCATCATGGGCCCGAACAACTACCTGGGCCGCAACTGGCAAGGGGCGCCGATCTTCATCACGGTCGAGGGCGCCAACATCCTTTCGCGCAACCTGATGATCTTCGGCCAGGGCGCCATTCGCTGCCACCCGTTCGTGCTCAAGGAAATGGCCTTGGCCGGGCGTGAAGACCACGATCAGGCGCTCCAGGAATTCGATGACCTGCTGATGAAACACATCC from Pseudomonas putida encodes the following:
- the kdsB gene encoding 3-deoxy-manno-octulosonate cytidylyltransferase, whose amino-acid sequence is MSLDFTVVIPARLRSTRLPGKPLLLIAGKPMVQHVWEQARKSGASRVVIATDDTSILEACQAFGAEVLMTRADHESGTDRLAEVAAHLGLPADAIVVNVQGDEPLIPPVIIDQVAANLAAHPEAGIATLAEPIHEPETVFNPNAVKVVSDKNGLALTFSRAPLPWARDTFAKGRDVLPHGVPYRRHIGMYAYRVGFLQHFVSWGPCWLEQAEALEQLRALWHGVRIHIEDAIEAPAVGVDTPEDLERVRRLLEA
- a CDS encoding MotA/TolQ/ExbB proton channel family protein, with translation MWELVKSGGWMMLPIILSSIAAMAIVVERLWTLRASRVTPPHLLGQVWIWIKDKQLTSDKLKALRADSPLGEILAAGLANSRHGREIMKECIEEAASRVIHELERYISTLGTIAAMAPLLGLLGTVLGMIDIFSAFMGSQMTANAAVLASGISKALVTTAAGLMVGIPAVFFHRFLLRRIDELVIGMEQEAIKLVEVIQGDREVEVAGGKG
- a CDS encoding tetraacyldisaccharide 4'-kinase, whose protein sequence is MAFTDRLLAAWYAGHPSLALLRPLEALYRRVVTRKRARFLRGDSASYRAPVPVIVVGNITVGGTGKTPMILWLIEHCRQQGLKVGVVSRGYGAKPPRLPWRVQADQPAGQAGDEPLLIVQRTGVPLMIDPDRAQAVQALLASEPLDLILCDDGMQHYRLARDLELVLIDAARGLGNGRCLPAGPLREPAERLREADAVLFNGASEDRTDGFGFRLQPSALVNLRSGERRPLDYFPAGQRLHAVAGIGNPQRFFNTLLGLNWQPVPHPFADHAQFSARSLAFSPPLPLVMTEKDAVKCRAFAADDWWYLAVEAQPTPAFSAWFDNQLQRLLRQP
- a CDS encoding ATP-binding cassette domain-containing protein, which produces MSSALSIRQLTKTYGNGFQALKGIDLDVAEGDFFALLGPNGAGKSTTIGILSTLVNKTSGTVSVFGHDLDREPSALKRCLGVVPQEFNFNQFEKTFDIVVTQAGYYGIPPKLAKERAEQYLTQLGLWDKRDVQSRSLSGGMKRRLMIARALIHEPRLLILDEPTAGVDIELRRSMWSFLTELNQKGITIILTTHYLEEAEQLCRNIGIIDHGTIVENTSMRQLLGKLHVETFVLDLKQDLAAAPVLQGYPCRLLTPHTLEVQVDKDIGITALFGQLALQNIEVQSLRNKTNRLEELFVSLVEKNLSKVAV
- a CDS encoding biopolymer transporter ExbD, with product MKFRRNRQRENVDINLASLIDVVFVLLLFFVVTTTFTRETQLRVELPEATSAERAPADQGKLVEITISAEGVYSVNNHLLPKSDLATLSEAIERESGGDNTLPLAISADGKTPHQAVVTAMDAAGKLGFSQLRMTTVEAAQGTP
- a CDS encoding DNA internalization-related competence protein ComEC/Rec2, with translation MRTGMFALALGLLCLGFLPALPSVGWLITLAACAVGSLFTRVWPLGWFLLGLCWACGSAQQALDDRLAAGLEGRTLWLEGRVAGLPARTAQGVRFELEAPRSRRAELPQRLQLSWFDGPPLRAGEQWRLAVTLQRPAGLLNPHGPDREAQLLARRVGATGTVKAGQLLAPVAGGWRDALRQRLLMVEANGRQAALVALVLGDGAGLAREDWQTLQATGTVHLLVISGQHIGLVAGLLYGLVAGLARWGLWPARLPWLPWACGLAMAAALAYGWLAGGGVPVQRACLMLAVVLLWRLRFRHLGAFFPLLLALVAVLVFEPLAALLPGFWLSFAAVATLIYCFSARLGGWRPWQAWTRAQWVIAIGLLPVLLATGLPVSLSAPLANLVAVPWVSLAVLPLALLGTVLLPLGGVGDALLWMAGGLLEWLFRLLALVAQQHPAWVPPVLPGWAWLLVVLGALLVLLPRGVPLRGLGVVMLLALWVPREPVPFGQVEVWQLDVGQGLAVLLQTRHHTLLYDAGPARGESDLGERVVLSTLRKLGVGSLDLMVISHAHADHAGGAAAIQRGLPVRRAIGGEALDDVQLQPCVSGEQWDWDGVRFSLWRWADGQSSNDRSCVLLIEAQGERLLLAGDMEAAAERAWLAETEAPRIDWLQAPHHGSRSSSTEAFIRATAARGVLISRGRNNSFGHPHVQVMERYQRHGLAVHDTAVEGALRLVLGRQGEVEFVRGQRRFWRAQLD
- a CDS encoding ABC transporter permease, translating into MSVELRTNWVALNTIVYREVRRFLRIWPQTLLPPAITMVLYFVIFGNLIGRQIGDMGGFTYMQYIVPGLIMMSVITNSYGNVVSSFFGSKFQRSIEELMVSPVSPHTILVGYVLGGVLRGLAVGVIVTILSMFFTDLQVHHLGVTVVVVLLTATIFSLLGFVNAVFARNFDDISIIPTFVLTPLTYLGGVFYSINLLPPFWQTVSLANPVLHMVNSFRYGILGVSDISIGTAITFMLVATAVLYVVCVRLLVSGRGMRA
- a CDS encoding DUF2062 domain-containing protein, which gives rise to MPRRLFKRYMPDPTSIREHKSLRFFGKLLHDPNLWHLNRHSVARAMGVGLFAALIPIPMQMLLAAALAIPVRGNLPVAVSLVWLTNPLTMPPVFFVTYMTGAWLMQVPPRTLPDELTFQWITDQLSTLWQPFLLGSVVCGVVLGILAYFTTMFYWRWWVGRQWRRRQCRCKASGPHATAADQQANANNVEHRSGHQHEGDRRANADIRHP
- a CDS encoding glutathione S-transferase, coding for MLKIWGRKNSSNVRKALWIAHELGLDFESIDAGGAFGVVNEPHYRARNPNGLVPMLEDGDLTLWESNTIVRYLCAEYGTEQGWYQADPRQRALADKWMDWTTSSFATPFRPLFWGLLRTPEDQRDWVAINAAHKQCAQLLAIADETLANQPYLSGDQIGMGDIPLGSFIYAWFEMPIERPDMYHLQTWYERLKQRPAYQAAVMTALT
- a CDS encoding Trm112 family protein gives rise to the protein MDTKLLDILACPITKGPLKLSADKTELISKGAGLAYPIRDGIPVMLESEARTLTDDERLDK
- a CDS encoding acyl-CoA dehydrogenase; its protein translation is MLLLWLVVLVIGAAYLTHRRLAPLQILGVMAAYVLLMGIFSSAPGWLLALIWVVLALKIALVVLPQWRRKVFTAPVFRWFQRTLPPMSQTEREAIDAGTVWWDGELFSGRPDWRTLLAYPAPKLTEEEQAFIDGPTEALCAMVSDWQIGQDLDLPPEAWAHIKQHGFFALIIPKEYGGKGFSAYAHSQVAMKLATRSGDLASTVMVPNSLGPAELLLHYGTDEQRNHYLPRLARGEEIPCFALTGPLAGSDAGAMPDTGIICKGQWQGEEVIGLRLNWEKRYITLGPVATLLGLAFKAYDPDHLLGDEEELGISLALIPTDTPGVEIGKRHLPLGAAFMNGPNSGKDVFVPLDFLIGGQAMLGKGWMMLMNCLSVGRSISLPAVGTGAAKYTSLVTGQYANIREQFNVPLAAFEGIQESLARIGGNAWLMDSARLLTAKAVDLGEKPSVLSAILKYHLTERGRECIQHAMDVHGGKGIIMGPNNYLGRNWQGAPIFITVEGANILSRNLMIFGQGAIRCHPFVLKEMALAGREDHDQALQEFDDLLMKHILFAAGNAASTLVFNLGLGVFEKVPGDTLSQGYFRALNRQAAAFALLADLSMMLLGGALKRRERLSARLGDVLSYLYLSSAALKRYHDLGSPEHMQPLLRWAMEESLGQAEHALDRLLDNFPNRFVGCALRVLVFPFGRRHTGPSDELDAEVAALIGRSKGDPALEELLAGCFRPQADGDPVAALQRACDLLEASTPLHNALHQAIKEGKVRPAPGQSVIDAAVDSGVLQPDQAQRLHAAEQARRAVIDVDAFDKAQLLPEQGKVR